Sequence from the Clostridium botulinum genome:
TTTCCTATTTTAATAGATATATACATTAATATAAATACACTAAGTATTCTTAATGATTTATTTACTAAATATTCAATATTATTTAATCCTATTGATATTTTACCTAACTTTATTTCCTCTTGACTCCAATCAAATTTTATCAAATAATTAATCATTATATTGAAGCACTCCTAATTTTAAATTTATTCAATTGAAACATAACCACTATTATCTCTTAAATATATATTTTTATATTCAAATTTATTATCTTTGATTACCTCATTTATCACTTCTTCATCATTAATTCTAACGCATATTCCACAACTTTTAGTTATAGAAGTTGGCGTAGGCATTATTTTAAATTCATGTTCAGTTTCTTGTAAATATTTTTCTGCAGCCATGGCATCAAATGTATTTTTAAAAACTATTATATAATAATTCATTTTGCACCTACCTATATTTATCTATTATTTATATACTTTATATTATATCTAATTTTAATAATTAATAAATATGTATGTTGATTATTTGTCCAAATCATAACGCTCTATTAAAAAAATATGATTATATCTTAAATGTGTATTAGTATTGATTAAATGTACGGCTAACTAAAGTAATAAAATTAACTCCACTAAACAGTATATTAATAAAAATTTTTTATATTTTATATCATAATTATTAAGATATTGTTATATCTATTTCATTAAAATCTCATGAATTTTTGCTTACATATATAAATACCCATATAAAAACAAAGCTAATTATAATTAAGTGCTTAATTTTAATGATTAATTTGCTATATTACATTATAATTATATATGACTAAAATTAGAGGGAGAATTAAATGTTATACTTATTTATGATTTTTAAACCATTACTGATAGGTTTTATGACTGGATTTGTATCTGCAATTCCTTTAGGCCCTTCTGGATTAGAAGCTATTAATAGATCTATTTCTCATGGATTTAGAGAAGGCTATAAGGTATCACTTGGTGCAGTGTCTGCAGATCTTCTATATATAATAATAATAAATTTAGGATTATTTAATATATTAAGCAATAATAGAAAGTTTGAAGGATTATTTTGGATTGTTTCAGGATTTGTTTTAATGCTATTCAATAACATTTCCAATAAAAAAAGTACTAATATATTAAATTCTAGATCAATAAATATATCTACTTCAAATTCATCTAATAGTTTCTTAGCTGGATTTTTTATAACTTTTTTAAATCCTACTACACCATCATTATGGATCGCTTTAAGTGGTACAATCCTAAGTGTATGGAGATTACATGGAAGACTATATTTTACCTTTGCTTTATCAGCAATGATCATAGGAAGTTTGACTTGGTTTTTTGTACTTAATTTATTGAGTATAAAAGGTGTAAAAATGTGTAAAGATGATTTTTGTAGTAAAACATCAAAAGTTTTAAACTACTTTCTTTTTTTATTAAGTATATTATTTATAATATGGGGTGTATTAAAATTTATTTTTTAGAGGTGAATTTATTATATGGACGTTTATTTAGATAATTCAGCAACGACTTTTCCTAAGCCAAAGCAAGTTGTTGATGCAATGTATAACTATATGATTAATATAGGTGGCAATTCAGGTAGAGGAAATTATTCTAATTCAATGCAAAGCAATAAATTAGTTTATAATGCTAGAGAAACCGTTTGTACCTTTTTTGGATTTAACAGCTCACAAAATGTTATATTCACTAATAATGTAACTACATCTTTAAATACACTTATTAAAGGTATGTTGAAATCTGGCGATCATGTTATTACTTCTTCTATGGAACATAATTCTGTAGTAAGACCTTTATTTTATGCAAAAGAGAATTTGAATGTAGAACTTGATATAGTAAATGCAAATAAATTAGGATTTATAAATCCTGCTGATATTGAAAATAAAATAAAACCCAATACAAAACTTATAATTCTTACTCAAGCTTCAAATGTAACTGGATCAATTCAAGATTTAAAATCTGTAGGAGAAATTTGTAAAAGAAATAATATATTTTTCATTGTAGATTCATCTCAAGGTGCTGGAGTAATTAATCTTAATATGAAAGAAATTAACGCAAATGCAGTATGCTTTACAGGACATAAAAGTTTACTTGGACCTCAAGGCATAGGTGGATTTATATTAGATGATAAATTAAATAACTCTTGTAATTCTCTTATACAAGGGGGTACTGGAAGCTCTTCTTACTCACTATTTCAACCAGATTTTTTGCCTGATAAATTTGAATCAGGCACATTAAATATGCCTGGGATTATTGGATTAGCTGAAGGAATTAAATATATAAACTCAGTTGGTATAAATAATATTTATGAACATAATAACCATTTATTAAAGCATCTACTTCAAGGTCTATTAAATATAGATGATTTAACTGTTTATGGAGATACAACTGGTAACAATTCTACAACGTGTGTATCTATCAACATAAATAATTTAGATCCTTCAGAAGCAGGTTATTATTTAGAGTGTAATAATATTAAAACTAGAACTGGATTACATTGTGCTCCATTAGCCCATAAAACAATTTCTACTTACCCTAATGGAACAGTAAGACTTAGTATAAGTCACTTTACTTCTATTGAAGAAATTGACTACACACTAAACATTTTAAATAAAATTGCAAAAGATAAATATATCTAAATAAGTTTCATATCTATTAAAATGTATAATTGTTTTAACTAATTTCTAAAAAACATTTTTAGAAATTAATATTTTTAAGGTATAACTTATACTTATTTTCTGGATAATGGCTTATAAGTATTGTAACATTTGATACTTATCTTAAGGTTTATATTACTTTTAATATTCACAAACTGTAAGTAATCTAACCTTTATTTATGAATACATAAATAAAACTTATATATACAAATTTTATTATAATAATCTCTGAATAAAACCTCCCTTTAAAGGAAAGAATTTCTTTAAAGGGAGGTTTTGTATGGAAAATTCATTTACTATAGATTCAAGTAATTCTACATCATATATAAAAATATGTGATTATTTACTTTCAGAGCTAAAACCAATATTAGATGAAAAAAGAAATATTGTTTTTCTTTGTATTGGCACTGATAGATCAACAGGTGATTGTTTAGGTCCTTTAATCGGATATAAACTTCAATTTTTATCTTATGATAATATTCATATATGCGGGAATTTAAAAAATCCTATCCATTCAAAAAATTTAGTTCAAAGAATAGATGAAATAAATCTAAAGTTTAATAACCCATTTATTATTGCAATAGATTCTTGCTTAGGCAAAATAAATAATATTGGGAAAATTTTTATAGATAAAAAGCCCCTTTATCCTGGAAAAGCTTTAAATAAAGATCTGCCAGCAGTTGGGGATATTTCTATAACTGGTATAGTTAATATTTCTAGCAATTTCGATTTTTTAGTTTTACAAAATACTAGATTATATACTGTTTCAATGATTGCAGATATAATTTCAAAAGCTATATATCACTTTACTTTAAAACTTAAATCTGCTAATAACTATACATCAAATAATCACATAATATCTTTTCCTAATAATTATAGTTAGCAAAAAATATATTCAAAATAAAATAGTATATTAATCTTTTTAAAAGAATACATATACTTAAATTTTATTAATAACTATAATAAAATTTAAAAATCATTATCTAAAGTCCATATAACTTATACAAATATATATTTTTAAGCTTTAGTTGGTTAATTGGTAAAATCAACCATTTGAATAAACATAATATAATTTTATTAAATTACTTTTTTAATTTAATAATTATCCAAATTTGCTGCAAAAAATAGCTAACTTAAAATACAATTAATATTTTAAGTTAGCTATTTAAATTTTAGAAATTACTTATCTTTTTGATTTTTATATTTATTAGCCGCTTCATTTAATACATAAAGTTCTTCTTCTGAAAGATCATATCTTGATATTCCTTTATCAATTGGTTTTGCATATGTTGTACTTTCATCTCGTGCATAGATTCCAGTTAATAATATTCCATCATTATTATCATCTAACATAGCAATTGAAAAACTTAAATCACTTCCTACATTTTCAAAAGCTTTGTATCTCATAATAGCAACCTTTTGAACACAATCTTTTATTTTTGTTTCTAGCTTACTACATTCATTTAAAGTATTTTCTGCTGTTTCTCTAATATCATCAATACTATCTAGTTTTTCCATCAGCATTTCCTCTAAATTTTTTCCGTTTGTGCCCCTCATTAATCTTCTGTATTTACTTTCTAATTTGTTTATTGAATTAATTAATACAAAAATTAAAATAAATAATAAAACAATTATAACTATCATACCTATAATTAGATATGGTGTTATTTGATTAATTATCCCAAATAATTTTTCCAACTAGGTCATTCCTTTCACTAAATGTTTCACGTGAAACATTTTACTGTATATTAATAATGTCTAAAATTCTTTGTAAATCTTCCTCAGAATAGTACTCTATTTCTATCTTACCTTTGTTTTTCTTATCTAAGATATTTACCTTAGTACCAAAATAATCCTGTAGTTGATTACGTACATCCTTATAATAAGGATTTAATTCTCTCAATAATTCTTTATTTGCTTTTTCAATACTTATATTTTTAATTAATCTTTCTAATTCTCTAACAGATAACTTATTATCAATCACTTTTTGTGCAAATTCATATTGTAAATCATTATTTTCAATTGCAAGCAATGCTCTTCCATGTCCTTCTGTTATAATTCCTTCAATTAAATATTGTTGAACTCTTTCATCCAAATTCATTAATCTCATTGTATTTGCAATTGTAACTCTAGATTTTCCAATTCTATTACTTAATTCAGATTGTGTTATTCTAAAGTCCTCTAATAATTTTTTATAAGCTAGTGCTTCTTCAATTGGATTTAAATCTTCTCTTTGAATATTTTCAATTAAAGATATCTCTAATATATCTTTATCACTTATATCCATTGTTATACAGGGAAGTTCTTTTAATCCTGCTATTTTAGCAGCTCTCCATCTTCTCTCACCAGCTACAATTACAAATTCACTTTTGTTTACTTGTCTTACTATTAAAGGTTGAATTATACCATGTTGTTTTATTGATTGAGCTAATTCTACTATTTTTTCAGAATCAAATGCTTTTCTTGGCTGTTCCTTATCACTTCGTATTTTATTTAGTGATATAAGCATATTATTAGATTTGCTGCTATCAATAATATTTTCATGCTTAACATTTTCATCTATTTCATCTGGTATAAGTGCACCTAATCCCTTACCTAGTCCAAACTTTTTTACCATTTTCATTTTCCCCCTATTCCTGCTTAGATAAAAATTCTTTAGTTAATTTAACATAAGCTTCTGCACCCTTACATTTATCATCATATAACATAATAGGCAATCCAAAACTTGGTGCTTCTGCAAGCCTTATATTTCTTGGAATAGTTGTTTCATATACTTTGCTTTTAAAATATTTTTTTACTTCACTAAATACTTCATTACTAAGATTAGTTCTGTAATCATACATAGTCATGATTACACCTTCAATTTCCAAGTCTTTATTTAAAGATTTTTTAACTAATTGAATAGTATTAACTAGTTGGCTTACACCTTCTAATGCATAAAATTCACATTGAATAGGAATTAAAACAGAATCTGCACATGTTAATGCATTTATAGTTAATAATCCTAATGATGGTGGACAATCTATTAATACATAATCATATTCTGATTCAATTTCTTTTAACTTGTTTTTCATTATATTTTCTCTATTTTCTTTTCCTATAACTTCTATTTCAGCTCCTGCAAGCTCCATAGTAGAAGGTGCTATAAATAAATTTTCAACTAAATCAGTTCTTAGTATTGACTCTTTTATAGGTATATCTGTTGTTAACACATCATACATTGAGACATTAAGATTTCTTTTATCAAGTCCAAGACCACTTGTGGTATTCCCTTGGGGATCAATATCTATTGTTAAAACTCTATGTCCTGCCATAGCTAAATAACCACATAAATTTATATTCGTAGTTGTCTTACCAACTCCGCCTTTTTGATTAAAAACACAAATTATTTTCATAATTAAGCCCTATAAGAGCCTACACCCCCTCTCCCATATTAATATTATATATATATTCTATAAATAATAAAAGAAAATGTAATAAAAAAATAGCATATAAACTTGAAAAAATAAACTTTTTCTCAGTTTATATACTATTAAGAATAAAAACCAGTAAAGTAACAACTATTATCTTTGATTAATTATTATTATTCTTTGGAATTTTAACTGTTACTTCAATAAAATCATCTGAATCAGTACAGTCATATTCAGCTGGTATATTAAATTTCTTAAATACTTGTTTTATTGTATTTACATACAATTTAGCTGGTAAAGTAGCTTTTATATTAGTTCTTTTCTTATTTAACTGTTTTCCTGCTAATTTAAGCAGTTCTTTGTTAATTAGTTCTTCTGTATTCTTTACATTAAGTCCGTCATTTACCACCTTAGAAACCACTTTCAATTGAAGATCTGCATTTGGTAAACTTAAAAGTGCTCTAGAATGTCGTTCAGTTAACTTATTTTCAAGACACATTTGTCTTACTTTAGGATCTAGTTTTAATAATCTTAATTTATTAGCAATGGTAGATTGCTTTTTTCCTATTCTTTTAGCTAAGTCTTCTTGAGTAAAATTATGATCATTAAGTAAATTACTATAAGCCTCTGCTTCTTCAATATAATTTAAATCTTCTCTTTGAAGATTTTCTAATAATGCTATTTCTGCAGATTCTGAATCAGTTATATCTACTATATTACATGGAACTACATCCAACTCAGCTACTTTAGCAGCTCTTAATCTACGCTCTCCTGCTACAAGTTCATAAGTCTCACCAATTTTTCTAACTGTTATTGGTTGTATAATACCATGTTGTTTTATTGATTGTGATAACTCCTCAATTGCCTCTTCATTAAAATATTTACGTGGTTGATATAGATTAGGAACTATCTTATCTATATCTATCTTAATTATTTCATTATTCATGTATCTAAACCCATCCCCTATTAAGTTAATATAACAATTTCAATACCAAAATCATATCATTTATATTCTATAATAGCTACATTTTTCCTTTAATTTGTTAATTATTTTATAAAATAAACTCGTTAATATTGTCTAATAATATACAAATTATGTTTGAATAAATCCATAAAATATAAATTAATTATTTAATAATAAAACTTATGTAAAATAATTGTAAAATTATATTTACACTATTTTATAGGCTTTTTAGTAACATTACCTGCTTTTCTTGGATATACTTTAGGACACTCTTTTATCTTCTTAACAACAACTAAATTATGTTTTAATTCAGTATCTTCAATTTCAACTTCACATATATCTAATAGTTGTCCTCCTAAAGTAGTTATAGCCTTATCTGAATCCTTTATCTCTTCTTCTACAGCTGGACCTTTTAAAGCTATAAAATGACCATTAATTTTAACATATGGTAAACAAAATTCTGATAAAACACTCATATTGGCAACTGCTCTAGATGTAGCTATATCAAAAGATTCTCTAAGATTTTTTTGTCTAGCTCCATCTTCAGCTCTTGAATGGATAGCCACTACATTCTTTAAACCTAATTTTTCTGTTACTAAATTTAAGAAATTAACTCTCTTATTTAATGAATCCAATAAAGTAACTTGTATATTTTCATTCATAATAGCTACTGGTATTCCTGGAAAACCTGCTCCAGTACCTACATCTATTAGCGTTTTTGCTTCTTTAAATTCATCTCTCTTAAATGCCTTAATAGAATCTATAAAATGTTTCTTTATTATATCTTCATCTTCTGTAATAGCTGTTAAATTTACTTTCTCATTCCACTCTTGAAGAAGATTTTTATATATTATAAACTTCTCGTATTGCTCTTTTGATAATTCTAACCCTACATCTTGTGCTGCTTTACACATTAAATCATAAAATTTCATAAATACCTCCAATAAATTATTTATTATAGTAATGTTCAAGATAAATAAGTAATACAGATATATCTGCTGGAGATACCCCTGAAATACGTGATGCCTGACCTATGCTTATAGGTTTTATACTATTTAATTTTTGTTCAGCTTCTGTTCTTAATCCTTTTACATTGCTATAGTCTATATCCTTAGGTAATAGTTTCTTCTCAAATTTTCTAAATTGAGCTACTTGTTCAAGTTGATTACTTATATAACCTTCATATTTAGCAATTATGTTTATTTGTTCACCAATATCTTCAGAAAGTTCTTCTCTTTCTGTATCCAAATTCTTTAAGCTAAAATAATCAACTTCTGGTCTTTTTATTAATTCATAAAAACTTATAGGTTTTTTTAGTTCAGCTGATCCTACTGCTAATAAAAATTCATTTGTCTCTCTTTTATTAGTTATT
This genomic interval carries:
- a CDS encoding DUF3343 domain-containing protein is translated as MNYYIIVFKNTFDAMAAEKYLQETEHEFKIMPTPTSITKSCGICVRINDEEVINEVIKDNKFEYKNIYLRDNSGYVSIE
- a CDS encoding LysE family transporter, producing MLYLFMIFKPLLIGFMTGFVSAIPLGPSGLEAINRSISHGFREGYKVSLGAVSADLLYIIIINLGLFNILSNNRKFEGLFWIVSGFVLMLFNNISNKKSTNILNSRSINISTSNSSNSFLAGFFITFLNPTTPSLWIALSGTILSVWRLHGRLYFTFALSAMIIGSLTWFFVLNLLSIKGVKMCKDDFCSKTSKVLNYFLFLLSILFIIWGVLKFIF
- a CDS encoding aminotransferase class V-fold PLP-dependent enzyme, translated to MDVYLDNSATTFPKPKQVVDAMYNYMINIGGNSGRGNYSNSMQSNKLVYNARETVCTFFGFNSSQNVIFTNNVTTSLNTLIKGMLKSGDHVITSSMEHNSVVRPLFYAKENLNVELDIVNANKLGFINPADIENKIKPNTKLIILTQASNVTGSIQDLKSVGEICKRNNIFFIVDSSQGAGVINLNMKEINANAVCFTGHKSLLGPQGIGGFILDDKLNNSCNSLIQGGTGSSSYSLFQPDFLPDKFESGTLNMPGIIGLAEGIKYINSVGINNIYEHNNHLLKHLLQGLLNIDDLTVYGDTTGNNSTTCVSININNLDPSEAGYYLECNNIKTRTGLHCAPLAHKTISTYPNGTVRLSISHFTSIEEIDYTLNILNKIAKDKYI
- the yyaC gene encoding spore protease YyaC; the protein is MENSFTIDSSNSTSYIKICDYLLSELKPILDEKRNIVFLCIGTDRSTGDCLGPLIGYKLQFLSYDNIHICGNLKNPIHSKNLVQRIDEINLKFNNPFIIAIDSCLGKINNIGKIFIDKKPLYPGKALNKDLPAVGDISITGIVNISSNFDFLVLQNTRLYTVSMIADIISKAIYHFTLKLKSANNYTSNNHIISFPNNYS
- a CDS encoding DUF4446 family protein, with the translated sequence MEKLFGIINQITPYLIIGMIVIIVLLFILIFVLINSINKLESKYRRLMRGTNGKNLEEMLMEKLDSIDDIRETAENTLNECSKLETKIKDCVQKVAIMRYKAFENVGSDLSFSIAMLDDNNDGILLTGIYARDESTTYAKPIDKGISRYDLSEEELYVLNEAANKYKNQKDK
- a CDS encoding ParB/RepB/Spo0J family partition protein, with the protein product MVKKFGLGKGLGALIPDEIDENVKHENIIDSSKSNNMLISLNKIRSDKEQPRKAFDSEKIVELAQSIKQHGIIQPLIVRQVNKSEFVIVAGERRWRAAKIAGLKELPCITMDISDKDILEISLIENIQREDLNPIEEALAYKKLLEDFRITQSELSNRIGKSRVTIANTMRLMNLDERVQQYLIEGIITEGHGRALLAIENNDLQYEFAQKVIDNKLSVRELERLIKNISIEKANKELLRELNPYYKDVRNQLQDYFGTKVNILDKKNKGKIEIEYYSEEDLQRILDIINIQ
- a CDS encoding ParA family protein produces the protein MKIICVFNQKGGVGKTTTNINLCGYLAMAGHRVLTIDIDPQGNTTSGLGLDKRNLNVSMYDVLTTDIPIKESILRTDLVENLFIAPSTMELAGAEIEVIGKENRENIMKNKLKEIESEYDYVLIDCPPSLGLLTINALTCADSVLIPIQCEFYALEGVSQLVNTIQLVKKSLNKDLEIEGVIMTMYDYRTNLSNEVFSEVKKYFKSKVYETTIPRNIRLAEAPSFGLPIMLYDDKCKGAEAYVKLTKEFLSKQE
- the noc gene encoding nucleoid occlusion protein, giving the protein MNNEIIKIDIDKIVPNLYQPRKYFNEEAIEELSQSIKQHGIIQPITVRKIGETYELVAGERRLRAAKVAELDVVPCNIVDITDSESAEIALLENLQREDLNYIEEAEAYSNLLNDHNFTQEDLAKRIGKKQSTIANKLRLLKLDPKVRQMCLENKLTERHSRALLSLPNADLQLKVVSKVVNDGLNVKNTEELINKELLKLAGKQLNKKRTNIKATLPAKLYVNTIKQVFKKFNIPAEYDCTDSDDFIEVTVKIPKNNNN
- the rsmG gene encoding 16S rRNA (guanine(527)-N(7))-methyltransferase RsmG; the encoded protein is MKFYDLMCKAAQDVGLELSKEQYEKFIIYKNLLQEWNEKVNLTAITEDEDIIKKHFIDSIKAFKRDEFKEAKTLIDVGTGAGFPGIPVAIMNENIQVTLLDSLNKRVNFLNLVTEKLGLKNVVAIHSRAEDGARQKNLRESFDIATSRAVANMSVLSEFCLPYVKINGHFIALKGPAVEEEIKDSDKAITTLGGQLLDICEVEIEDTELKHNLVVVKKIKECPKVYPRKAGNVTKKPIK